The following coding sequences are from one Plectropomus leopardus isolate mb chromosome 10, YSFRI_Pleo_2.0, whole genome shotgun sequence window:
- the nme9 gene encoding LOW QUALITY PROTEIN: thioredoxin domain-containing protein 6 (The sequence of the model RefSeq protein was modified relative to this genomic sequence to represent the inferred CDS: inserted 1 base in 1 codon) yields MAGKKKEASLQVSVTNQEQWEEMLATKGLTVVDVYQQWCGPCRAVVSLLRKIKNELGDDLLHFATAEADSIDALEKYRGKCEPTFLFYGGGELVAVLRGANAPLLQRMIVEELAKEKSVLEQGGERKAVKDDCLLDDEKDEEETPRQSENEESIIVPSSKSYTVAIIKPDAVAHGKANEIIMKIQDAGFEILAHEERTLTDVEARDFYQHKAEEACFEELVQFMSSGPSHILVLSQVEGSADVVPAWREFIGPADIEEARREKPESLRAQYGTQTLFNAVHGSEDIDQASRELAFFFPNFRTASVTEQDGEEERVERTLALIRPDVARENREEILAQIHKSGFTVALQKEVMLTEEQVRQFYFQHVEEDYFPALLRSMTSGPVLALALARTGAVDHWKSILGPSDVNKAREESPECLRAHFAVENEPISQLHGSESHEEAEREINFFXPKQQTLAVIKPDAMEEHRETILEEIRGSGFSVMQLKETVLSREMAEEFYNEHREKPFFNQLVEFMCRGPCLMLILTKENAVEEWRAMMGPTDPDQAKETSPNSLRARFASDILHNSVHGSSNEQHAEEKIRFIFGDICSDSELTAETEEKETDTTVLAKEQDSSTVENTGTSRSPTEESDHHQEGDPHHLDPCSPEGTEGSDDPEHPN; encoded by the exons ATGGCAGGCAAGAAGAAAGAAGCGAGTCTGCAG GTTTCCGTCACAAACCAAGAGCAGTGGGAGGAAATGCTTGCAACTAAAGGTTTAACAG TTGTAGACGTGTACCAACAGTGGTGTGGGCCCTGTCGAGCTGTGGTTAGCCTCCTCCGAAAAATAAAGAACGAACTGGGTGATGACCTCTTACATTTTGCCACA gccGAGGCAGACAGCATTGATGCTTTGGAAAAGTATCGAGGTAAATGCGAGCCCACCTTCCTCTTCTATGGg GGTGGGGAGCTGGTGGCTGTGCTGCGAGGGGCCAACGCTCCTCTCCTTCAGAGGATGATCGTGGAGGAACTGGCCAAGGAGAAGTCGGTCCTGGAGCAAGGTGGTGAGCGCAAAGCG GTTAAGGATGATTGTCTGTTGGATGATGAGAAAGACGAGGAGGAGACACCACGGCagtcagaaaatgaagaaagcaTAATTG TTCCTTCcagtaaatcctacacagtTGCCATCATCAAACCAGATGCTGTTGCTCACGGCAAGGCAAATGAGATCATTATGAAG ATTCAAGACGCTGGGTTTGAGATCCTGGCTCACGAGGAACGCACGCTGACTGACGTTGAGGCTCGAGATTTTTACCAGCACAAAGCAGAAGAG GCTTGCTTTGAGGAACTGGTTCAGTTTATGTCCAGTGGTCCGTCGCATATTCTGGTGCTCTCTCAGGTTGAGGGCTCAGCTGACGTTGTGCCAGCATGGCGTGAATTTATTGGCCCAGCAGACATCGAGGAAGCCAGGAGAGAAAAACCAGAAAG CTTGCGGGCACAATACGGCACACAGACACTGTTCAACGCAGTGCACGGTAGTGAGGACATCGACCAGGCCAGCAGGGAGCTCGCCTTCTTCTTCCCCAACTTTAGGACGGCCTCGGTAACGGAGCAGGATGGGGAGGAAGAGCGTGTGGAGAGGACATTGGCTCTTATCCGGCCTGACGTtgccagagaaaacagag aggaaATCTTGGCTCAAATCCACAAGTCAGGCTTCACCGTGGCTCTCCAAAAAGAAGTGATGTTGACAGAAGAGCAGGTCAGGCAGTTTTACTTTCAACACGTTGAGGAGGATTACTTTCCTGCATTGCTCCGAAGCATGACCAG TGGGCCAGTGCTAGCTTTGGCTCTGGCCAGAACAGGGGCCGTCGATCACTGGAAGAGCATCCTTGGGCCTTCTGATGTTAATAAAGCCAGAGAGGAGAGTCCTGAATG TCTGAGGGCCCACTTTGCTGTGGAGAATGAGCCTATCAGCCAGCTGCATGGTAGTGAAAGCCATGAAGAGGCAGAACGAGAGATCAACTTCT TTCCTAAACAGCAAACACTGGCAGTGATCAAACCTGATGCCATGGAAGAGCACAGAG AGACAATTTTGGAGGAGATCAGAGGCAGCGGTTTCTCTGTAATGCAGCTGAAGGAGACGGTGCTGTCGAGGGAGATGGCTGAGGAGTTTTACAACGAGCACAGAGAAAAGCCTTTCTTCAACCAACTGGTGGAATTCATGTGTCG aggGCCGTGTCTTATGCTCATCCTGACCAAAGAAAATGCAGTGGAGGAGTGGAGGGCCATGATGGGCCCCACAGACCCTGATCAAGCTAAGGAGACATCCCCAAACTCTCTGAGGGCGCGCTTTGCCTCCGATATCCTCCATAACTCGGTCCACGGCTCCTCCAATGAGCAGCATGCAGAGGAGAAGATCCGTTTTATCTTTGGTGACATCTGCTCAGACTCAGAGCTCACCGCTGAGACTGAAGAAAAAGAGACTGACACAACCGTTTTAG CAAAAGAGCAGGACAGTTCTACTGTAGAAAACACTGGAACGTCAAGATCTCCAACTGAGGAGTCCGATCACCATCAAGAAG GTGACCCACATCATTTGGATCCATGCAGTCCAGAAGGAACAGAAGGAAGTGACGATCCAGAGCACCCAAACTGA